The stretch of DNA CGCGATCCTCGCCCGGCGCGCTTTTCAGGCTGCCGTCGAGATCGTAGCGCCAGCCGTGATAGGGGCAGATGATGAAGGGTCGACTGCCCCGCCCCTCGACCAGCTCGTGCGCCCGGTGGCGGCAGACGTTGTGGAAACACCGAATGCTGCCGGCGCGGTCGCGCACCGCAAACAGATGGGCCTTTCCGACCGAGAACGTGACGTAGTCGCCCGCCTTTGCGAGTTCGCCGGAATGACAGGCGAACTGCCACGTGCGCGCAAAAATCGCGCTTTGCTCAAGCTCGAAGACTCCGGGATCTGTGTACCAGTGCGCATCAAGCGCCATGACGGGAGCGGTGGTGTCGCGCGTGTTTGCCTGAACCGCCATCGTGCCGATCTCCAGACAGGATATGATGGATTCTCATAACTCCGTTTGGGTCAAGAATCACTCGGAATTCCACCCAAAGAACAATCTTGGCGTTACAATGCACTCAATCAAACACACCTGCCGGAGCATGAGGCGATGGCTTGCCACGCAGCGCCATCGCGGCAAACGTGCTGCCGACGCTTTCCTGAAGGCCGCAACGGAGCAGGCCGAGCGCTTGCGTTACCAGCGCACCCTGCAAGTTATCGAACGCGGGATGGCGATGACAGATGATAACGACGGAGACAGCGTGCAGTCGGCGTTGCTCGTACTCTGCCAGAACCTCACCGGCAACCTCGGCACAACCGCCGGACAGCAACAACGGGCTGGCGCGGCTTGAGCGAAGTCGCTAGATCACGCTACCGAGCGCTTCAGCCGATCCAGAGACCTCCGCCATGACCGATACTGCGCCCTTTCCCGCGCTCCGCACCCACGTTCTCGCCGAACATGTCGACCACAACGGCCACATGGGCATCCGGGCCTATACGCGGCTGTTCGACGAGGCGACGACCCCGTTCTACGTCCACCTTGGCATATCACGCGATGCAGTGAAGAATGCCGGCGGCACAATCTTCGCCCTGCAGGACACCGCCTGGTACCGCCGCGAGGTGATGCAGGGCGATCCGCTCCTGATCACAGGCCAGCTGATTGACTTCGACAATAACAAGGTCGTGAGTTTCCTCACCATGCAGCAGATGCGTGACGACTACGTCGCCGCCTGCTTCGAGATCATCGAGGTCTTCATCGACTGGGAAACGCGCAAGCCTGGCGCCTTCCCGGAGACCATCATGACCCGGCTGGCCGAGGTGCAGGCCGAGCAGAGCCATCTCGAGCGCCCGCGGTTCTCGGGCCGGGGCGTCGAACTCAAGCGCAAGTAGCCGGACGCATGGCCGCTGCCCGGCGTACCTTCGACATCGCCG from Rhodospirillales bacterium encodes:
- a CDS encoding thioesterase family protein, translating into MTDTAPFPALRTHVLAEHVDHNGHMGIRAYTRLFDEATTPFYVHLGISRDAVKNAGGTIFALQDTAWYRREVMQGDPLLITGQLIDFDNNKVVSFLTMQQMRDDYVAACFEIIEVFIDWETRKPGAFPETIMTRLAEVQAEQSHLERPRFSGRGVELKRK